A region from the Streptomyces sp. 3214.6 genome encodes:
- a CDS encoding transglycosylase family protein, producing the protein MAVRGRHRRYQPNRINRASLTVTAGGAGMAIPLIGTGVAQAADVDTWNKVAACESTNDWNINTGNGFYGGLQFTQSTWEAYGGTRYAPRADLATRDQQIAVAEKVLDGQGPGAWPLCSVKAGLSRGGDAPDVHPNGSSGKTAHGTKPSTSSKGSKTSLEDVQPQSTPQSRAGTAEMYTVVRGDTLSGIAETEEVKGGWQGLYAANRTTIGGDPDLILPGQRLSLSERAAAAGKAPSRHAPSTKAPGRKAPSGKESKPAKSTRTRDDDKATTGHSLVAPVSAATGTPYHATGSSWSKGYHTGVDFPVPTGTSVKAVKAGSVVSAGWGGSFGYQVVIRHADGHYTQYAHLSAISVREGQSVGGGQRIGRSGSTGNSTGPHLHFEVRTGPGFGSDVDPVAYLLAGGVRI; encoded by the coding sequence ATGGCCGTACGCGGCCGGCACCGCCGGTATCAGCCGAACAGGATCAACCGCGCCTCACTCACTGTCACGGCGGGCGGCGCCGGCATGGCGATACCGCTCATCGGCACCGGAGTCGCCCAGGCGGCCGACGTGGACACCTGGAACAAGGTCGCCGCGTGCGAGTCGACCAACGACTGGAACATCAACACCGGCAACGGCTTCTACGGCGGGCTGCAGTTCACCCAGTCCACCTGGGAGGCGTACGGCGGCACGCGGTATGCGCCCCGTGCGGATCTGGCCACCAGGGACCAGCAGATCGCGGTGGCCGAGAAGGTCCTGGACGGGCAGGGGCCCGGTGCCTGGCCGCTGTGCTCGGTGAAGGCCGGACTGAGCAGGGGCGGCGACGCCCCCGACGTCCACCCGAACGGCTCGTCGGGGAAGACGGCCCACGGCACCAAGCCGTCCACGTCCTCCAAGGGCTCGAAGACGTCCCTCGAGGACGTGCAGCCCCAGAGCACGCCCCAGTCCCGGGCCGGCACCGCCGAGATGTACACCGTCGTCCGCGGCGACACCCTCTCCGGCATCGCCGAGACCGAGGAGGTCAAGGGCGGCTGGCAAGGGCTGTACGCGGCCAACCGGACGACCATAGGCGGCGACCCGGACCTGATCCTGCCGGGCCAGCGGCTCAGTCTGAGCGAGCGCGCGGCCGCCGCGGGCAAGGCCCCGAGCCGCCATGCCCCGAGCACCAAGGCCCCGGGCCGCAAAGCCCCGAGCGGCAAGGAGAGCAAGCCGGCCAAGAGCACCAGGACCAGGGACGACGACAAGGCGACGACCGGCCATTCCCTCGTCGCGCCCGTCAGCGCCGCTACCGGGACGCCGTACCACGCGACCGGCTCCTCGTGGTCGAAGGGCTACCACACGGGCGTCGACTTCCCCGTGCCCACCGGCACGTCCGTGAAGGCGGTCAAGGCGGGGAGCGTGGTGAGCGCGGGCTGGGGCGGTTCCTTCGGCTACCAGGTGGTCATCCGGCACGCCGACGGCCACTACACGCAGTACGCCCACCTGTCGGCGATCTCCGTGCGCGAGGGGCAGTCGGTCGGCGGCGGCCAGCGCATCGGCCGGTCGGGCTCCACCGGCAACAGCACGGGCCCGCATCTGCACTTCGAGGTGCGGACGGGGCCCGGTTTCGGGTCGGACGTCGACCCGGTCGCCTACCTGCTCGCAGGCGGCGTCAGGATTTGA
- a CDS encoding DMT family transporter translates to MSALALSVVLSLVSAVAYAGGAIVQERVAVSSPDEEYAPLRRPSWWAAVAMNGLGGLLHVVALAYGPLSLVQPLGALTIVFALPMAALFVGRKAGATAWRGAIMATVGLAGLLSLVGAADAQTLSTPQRVTVAMVTAAAVVTLMVAARAAHRHPAVRSMLLATASGIAFGMSSVFTKTVAVDWSGGVTAADIPSLAVIGVLATAGMLLSQASYRGAGLAAPLATLTVINPVVAAAVGITMFGETFRYGTTGTALALSCGVVAAGGLILLTTERLQGAQQETAQADAEAEARAAVQAVAAPARVPAPRAQVDAAPASAPAADEALGGIGIPEQIEIPAEIEIPEQPVASLLEDVREDRRVPASSSPGEEDLSDPDDAERPWYYAPVYGGLLVPMPAVDRHRVRVKS, encoded by the coding sequence ATGAGCGCCCTCGCGTTGTCCGTCGTCCTGTCGCTCGTCTCCGCTGTCGCGTACGCGGGCGGGGCGATCGTGCAGGAGCGGGTCGCGGTGTCCTCGCCCGACGAGGAGTACGCCCCGCTGCGCCGGCCGAGCTGGTGGGCCGCGGTCGCGATGAACGGTCTCGGCGGTCTCCTCCATGTGGTGGCCCTCGCCTACGGTCCCCTCAGCCTTGTTCAGCCGCTCGGCGCGCTGACCATCGTGTTCGCGCTGCCCATGGCCGCGCTGTTCGTCGGCCGCAAGGCCGGGGCGACGGCCTGGCGCGGGGCGATCATGGCGACGGTCGGTCTCGCCGGTCTGCTGTCCCTGGTCGGTGCGGCCGACGCGCAGACGTTGAGCACCCCGCAGCGGGTGACGGTGGCCATGGTCACGGCCGCCGCGGTAGTGACCCTGATGGTGGCCGCGCGGGCCGCGCACCGGCACCCGGCGGTGCGCAGCATGCTGCTGGCGACCGCGTCGGGCATCGCGTTCGGCATGTCGTCGGTGTTCACCAAGACCGTCGCCGTCGACTGGAGCGGCGGCGTCACGGCGGCCGACATCCCCTCCCTGGCCGTGATCGGCGTCCTGGCCACGGCCGGCATGCTGCTCTCGCAGGCCTCCTACCGGGGCGCGGGCCTCGCGGCCCCGCTGGCCACGCTCACGGTCATCAACCCGGTGGTGGCCGCCGCGGTCGGCATCACGATGTTCGGCGAGACCTTCCGCTACGGCACCACGGGCACCGCGCTCGCCCTGAGCTGCGGTGTGGTGGCGGCGGGCGGACTGATCCTGCTCACGACGGAGCGCCTGCAGGGAGCCCAGCAGGAGACGGCGCAGGCGGACGCGGAGGCGGAGGCGCGGGCAGCTGTGCAGGCGGTGGCGGCTCCGGCCCGTGTCCCCGCCCCGCGGGCACAGGTCGACGCCGCCCCCGCGTCGGCCCCGGCGGCGGACGAGGCGCTCGGCGGGATCGGGATCCCCGAGCAGATCGAGATCCCCGCGGAGATCGAGATCCCGGAACAGCCGGTCGCGTCGCTGCTGGAGGACGTGCGGGAGGACCGGCGAGTACCGGCCTCCTCCTCGCCCGGCGAGGAGGACCTCTCGGACCCCGACGACGCTGAACGACCGTGGTACTACGCCCCGGTCTACGGAGGGCTGCTCGTCCCGATGCCGGCCGTCGACCGGCATCGGGTGCGAGTCAAATCCTGA
- a CDS encoding (2Fe-2S)-binding protein, whose product MVLLHFVDLDPQLAALRPLGGFFVLRTLRGDPGEPPGALPTLARAYAETPDRAASDGYGDPLAFRVGKVSRALRAPEDRIAASVAQQGLAARLWSVALGCAVLYRRVPDLAPELLRWDPDAGAPDDLWLTEVRSLPGDAATVAATVLVGHLEPLSAALRARRSVAAGLLRGNAGSALAGTVRQLDQWSRAHGRPDVAARARALTDELFTHPLLAGTGTPTGTAFRRRSCCLYYRVPGGGLCGDCCFTRPPRSSPRAPSG is encoded by the coding sequence TTGGTACTACTGCACTTCGTGGACCTCGACCCCCAACTCGCCGCGCTCCGCCCGCTCGGCGGCTTCTTCGTCCTGCGCACGCTACGAGGCGACCCAGGAGAGCCGCCCGGAGCGCTGCCGACGCTCGCACGGGCCTATGCGGAAACCCCCGATCGCGCCGCCTCGGACGGGTACGGAGATCCGCTGGCCTTCAGGGTCGGAAAGGTCTCCCGGGCCCTGCGCGCTCCCGAGGACCGGATCGCCGCCTCCGTGGCGCAGCAGGGCCTCGCGGCCCGGCTGTGGTCGGTGGCCCTGGGCTGCGCCGTCCTCTACCGGCGCGTCCCCGACCTGGCCCCGGAGCTGCTGCGCTGGGACCCGGACGCCGGCGCGCCGGACGACCTGTGGCTGACGGAGGTGCGGTCCCTGCCCGGGGACGCGGCGACCGTCGCCGCGACGGTCCTGGTCGGCCATCTCGAACCCCTCTCCGCGGCCCTGCGCGCCCGTCGATCGGTGGCGGCGGGCCTGCTGCGCGGCAATGCCGGATCGGCGCTGGCCGGAACCGTCCGGCAGCTCGACCAGTGGTCCCGGGCGCACGGCCGCCCCGACGTCGCGGCACGCGCCCGTGCCCTCACCGATGAGCTGTTCACGCACCCCCTCCTCGCCGGCACCGGCACACCGACGGGTACCGCGTTCCGCCGCCGAAGCTGCTGCCTGTACTACCGGGTGCCCGGCGGGGGTCTGTGCGGTGACTGTTGCTTCACACGACCCCCGCGCTCTTCCCCACGCGCCCCGTCTGGGTGA
- the glgA gene encoding glycogen synthase, giving the protein MRVGLLTREYPPDVYGGAGVHVEFLARELRRLVDLDVHCWGEGRTDGVLRHRPWSVLDGANDALRTFSVDLAMAAALEGRELVHSHTWYANLGGHLAKQLYGVPHVVTAHSLEPLRPWKAEQLGGGYALSSWAEQSAVEAADAVIAVSSAMREDILACYPTLAPDRVHVVHNGIDTGLYRPDHGTDALTRIGLDPDRPYVLFVGRITRQKGVPHLLRAVRDIDPAAQVVLCAGAPDTPEIDQEFRDLFAELSRARGGVHWIPKMLPRPEVIQLLTHAAVFVCPSVYEPLGIVNLEAMACGTPVVASRVGGIPEVVEDGVTGTLVTVDEGFEAGLARALDAILGDPAAGRRMGEAGRARAVGEFGWDAVARRTVRLYEEIVKQA; this is encoded by the coding sequence GTGCGAGTGGGACTGCTGACCCGGGAGTATCCCCCGGACGTGTACGGCGGAGCGGGCGTCCACGTCGAGTTCCTCGCCCGCGAGTTGCGGCGGCTGGTGGACCTCGACGTGCACTGCTGGGGCGAGGGTCGCACGGACGGCGTGCTGCGCCACCGCCCCTGGTCCGTGCTCGACGGAGCCAACGACGCGCTGCGCACGTTTTCCGTGGACCTCGCCATGGCGGCCGCCCTCGAAGGCCGCGAACTCGTCCACTCCCACACCTGGTACGCCAACCTCGGTGGTCACCTCGCCAAGCAGCTGTACGGCGTCCCGCACGTGGTGACCGCGCACTCGCTGGAGCCCCTGCGGCCCTGGAAGGCCGAGCAGCTCGGCGGCGGCTACGCCCTGTCCAGCTGGGCCGAGCAAAGCGCGGTGGAGGCCGCCGACGCGGTGATCGCCGTCTCCTCCGCGATGCGCGAGGACATCCTGGCCTGCTATCCGACGCTGGCCCCGGACCGGGTCCACGTCGTGCACAACGGCATCGACACCGGTCTCTACCGTCCCGACCACGGCACCGACGCCCTCACCCGGATCGGCCTCGACCCGGATCGCCCGTATGTGCTGTTCGTCGGCCGCATCACCCGGCAGAAGGGCGTGCCCCATCTGCTGCGCGCCGTGCGGGACATCGACCCGGCGGCGCAGGTCGTGCTGTGTGCGGGAGCGCCCGACACCCCGGAGATAGACCAGGAGTTCCGTGATCTCTTCGCGGAGCTGAGCCGAGCCCGGGGTGGGGTGCACTGGATCCCGAAGATGCTGCCGCGCCCCGAGGTGATCCAACTCCTCACGCACGCGGCCGTGTTCGTCTGCCCCTCGGTGTACGAGCCCCTCGGCATCGTCAACCTGGAGGCGATGGCCTGCGGCACCCCTGTCGTGGCCTCCCGGGTCGGTGGGATCCCGGAGGTCGTCGAGGACGGGGTGACCGGGACGCTCGTCACCGTGGACGAGGGATTCGAGGCGGGCCTCGCGCGGGCCCTGGACGCGATCCTCGGCGATCCGGCGGCCGGGCGTCGCATGGGAGAGGCCGGGCGGGCGCGCGCGGTGGGGGAGTTCGGCTGGGACGCCGTCGCCCGGCGTACGGTCCGCCTCTACGAGGAGATCGTCAAACAGGCGTAG
- the glgC gene encoding glucose-1-phosphate adenylyltransferase yields the protein MRRGGPSVLGIVLAGGEGKRLMPLTADRAKPAVTFGGTYRLVDFVLSNLVNADVLRICVLTQYKSHSLDRHITTTWRMSSLLGNYVTPVPAQQRLGKRWYLGSADAILQSLNLVYDERPEYVAVFGADHVYRMDPRQMLTQHIESGAGVTVAGIRVPRSESSSFGVITPGSDGQTVERFLEKPADPPGLADDPDTVFASMGNYLFTTKALIEALQRDAEDEDSVHDMGGSILPQLTERGEAQLYDFSSNHVPGETSRDQGYWRDVGTLDAYYDAHMDLIAERPAFNLYNRSWPIYTHSGQLSPARFAAGGMAGESIISAGCLIRGQVTRSVLSPGVVVDPGAVVQGSILHDNVHIGRGAVVRGAVLDKNVEVPPGATIGVNPERDTELYTVSKNGVIALGKGQRVS from the coding sequence ATGCGTCGTGGTGGGCCTTCGGTACTCGGGATCGTGCTGGCGGGCGGTGAGGGCAAGCGCCTCATGCCCTTGACCGCGGACCGCGCCAAACCGGCAGTCACGTTCGGCGGCACATACCGGCTCGTCGACTTCGTCCTGTCCAACCTCGTCAACGCCGACGTCCTGCGCATCTGCGTGCTCACGCAGTACAAGTCGCACTCGCTGGACCGGCACATCACCACCACCTGGCGGATGTCGAGCCTGCTCGGCAACTACGTCACCCCGGTCCCGGCCCAGCAGCGGCTCGGCAAGCGCTGGTACCTGGGCAGCGCCGACGCCATCCTGCAGTCGCTGAACCTGGTCTACGACGAACGGCCCGAGTACGTGGCCGTGTTCGGCGCCGACCATGTGTACCGCATGGACCCGCGCCAGATGCTCACCCAGCACATCGAGAGCGGCGCGGGTGTCACGGTCGCCGGGATACGGGTCCCGCGCAGCGAGTCCTCCTCCTTCGGGGTGATCACCCCGGGCTCGGACGGCCAGACGGTCGAGCGGTTCCTGGAGAAGCCCGCCGACCCGCCCGGCCTCGCCGACGACCCGGACACCGTGTTCGCCTCGATGGGCAACTACCTCTTCACCACCAAGGCCCTCATCGAGGCCCTTCAGCGGGACGCCGAGGACGAGGACTCCGTGCACGACATGGGCGGCTCGATCCTGCCCCAGCTCACCGAGCGCGGCGAGGCCCAGCTGTACGACTTCAGCAGTAACCACGTCCCCGGCGAGACCAGCCGCGACCAGGGCTACTGGCGGGACGTCGGCACGCTCGACGCGTACTACGACGCCCATATGGACCTGATCGCCGAGCGTCCCGCGTTCAACCTGTACAACCGCAGCTGGCCGATCTACACCCACTCGGGTCAGCTCTCCCCGGCCCGCTTCGCCGCGGGCGGCATGGCCGGCGAGTCGATCATCAGTGCGGGCTGTCTGATCCGCGGGCAGGTGACCCGGTCGGTGCTGTCGCCGGGCGTCGTGGTCGACCCGGGAGCGGTCGTCCAGGGCTCGATCCTGCACGACAACGTCCACATCGGACGGGGTGCGGTGGTGCGCGGGGCGGTCCTGGACAAGAACGTCGAGGTCCCTCCGGGTGCGACCATCGGCGTGAACCCGGAGCGGGACACGGAGCTGTACACGGTGTCCAAGAACGGCGTGATCGCCCTGGGAAAGGGCCAGCGGGTGTCCTGA
- a CDS encoding wax ester/triacylglycerol synthase family O-acyltransferase, translating to MTADDLLAPLDLAFWNLESAEHPMHLGALGVFAAHSPTAGAHAADLLAARAAAVPGLRMRIRDLWRPFDAGRPLDLRGALAFGGATREPDPDFDPVHHVTLHAPTADFQTEAGRLMQRPLERGRPPWEAHVLPGADGVSFAVLFKFHHALADGLRALTLAAAVLDPMDLPAPRPRPAEPPRGRLPDVRRLPGLLRGAVSDVGRALDIGASVAVHTLGMRPTPALTARPTGTRRTAGVVIDLDDVHRIRKAEGGTVNDVLIAVVAGALRRWLDERGDGSEGVVPRALIPVSKRRPRTAHPQGNRLSGYLIRLPVDDPDPLRRLGTVRTAMDRNKEAGPGRGAGAVALLADHVPALGHRLGGPLAGQAARLWFDILVTSVPLPSLGLKLGGNPVTEVFPYAPLARGQALAVAVSTYRGRVHYGLVADAEAVPDLDRFARALTAEVETLITACGS from the coding sequence TTGACTGCTGATGATCTGCTGGCACCCCTCGACCTGGCGTTCTGGAACCTCGAGTCGGCCGAGCACCCCATGCACCTGGGGGCGCTCGGCGTCTTCGCGGCGCACTCGCCCACCGCGGGAGCCCACGCGGCCGACCTGCTCGCCGCCCGCGCGGCCGCCGTCCCCGGGCTGCGCATGCGGATCCGGGACCTGTGGCGGCCCTTCGACGCCGGCCGGCCCCTCGACCTGCGCGGCGCGCTCGCCTTCGGCGGCGCGACCCGGGAGCCGGACCCCGACTTCGACCCCGTCCACCACGTCACCCTGCACGCCCCCACCGCCGACTTCCAGACCGAGGCCGGCCGGCTCATGCAGCGGCCTCTGGAGCGCGGCCGCCCGCCCTGGGAGGCACACGTGCTACCGGGAGCGGACGGCGTCTCCTTCGCCGTGCTCTTCAAGTTCCACCACGCCCTCGCCGACGGCCTGCGCGCCCTGACGCTGGCCGCGGCCGTCCTTGACCCCATGGACCTGCCCGCGCCCCGGCCCCGCCCCGCCGAGCCGCCGCGCGGGCGCCTCCCCGACGTGCGCAGGCTGCCCGGTCTGCTGCGCGGGGCCGTCTCCGACGTGGGCCGCGCCCTCGACATCGGCGCCTCCGTCGCCGTGCACACCCTGGGCATGCGCCCCACGCCCGCCCTCACCGCCCGGCCCACCGGCACCCGCCGCACCGCCGGCGTCGTCATCGACCTCGACGACGTGCACCGGATCCGCAAGGCCGAGGGCGGCACCGTCAACGACGTGCTGATCGCGGTCGTCGCCGGGGCGCTGCGCCGCTGGCTCGACGAACGCGGCGACGGCAGCGAGGGCGTCGTCCCCCGCGCCCTCATCCCCGTCTCCAAGCGCCGCCCGCGCACCGCCCACCCGCAGGGCAACCGGCTCTCCGGGTACCTGATACGGCTTCCTGTCGACGACCCGGACCCGCTGCGCCGTCTCGGCACGGTCCGCACCGCCATGGACCGCAACAAGGAGGCGGGACCCGGCCGGGGCGCCGGCGCCGTCGCCCTGCTCGCCGACCACGTCCCGGCCCTCGGCCACCGCCTCGGCGGTCCGCTGGCCGGCCAGGCCGCCCGGCTCTGGTTCGACATCCTCGTCACGAGCGTCCCCCTGCCCAGCCTCGGCCTGAAGCTCGGCGGGAACCCGGTGACCGAGGTCTTCCCGTACGCCCCGCTGGCCCGCGGCCAAGCCCTGGCGGTCGCCGTCTCGACCTACCGCGGCCGTGTCCACTACGGGCTCGTCGCCGACGCCGAGGCCGTCCCCGATCTCGACCGGTTCGCCCGCGCGCTGACCGCCGAGGTGGAGACGCTCATCACGGCCTGCGGCTCTTGA
- a CDS encoding SDR family NAD(P)-dependent oxidoreductase has translation MTVTEDGSTAVTEEVVGEVVYGPGIDPERLALCLSVLEELDKLDVDHPDAIAVRRATAGIYRTVKQRRRQERRAAKTAHDKAVTEATATGSAQRIDDETEGILPSSITEEGRVAGILQRPRSCYTCKTRYVEVDYFYHQLCPDCADLNRAKRDARADLTGKRALLTGGRAKIGMYIALRLLRDGAHTTITTRFPKDAIRRFKAMDDSADWMHRLEVVGIDLRDPAQAVALADQVAEAGPLDVLINNATQTVRRLPSAYAALVEGESAPLPAGELPAHHVIGAFGSGAVDGLAALPVGISGLDAQQVADLALVAGNASVARHLDGTAIDAGGLVPDVVDTNTWVQTIEQISPVELLETQLCNYTAPFILISKLRPAMAAAARAATSGRAYVVNVSAMEGVFGRGYKGAGHPNTNAAKAAMNMVTRTSAQEMFQADGILMTSVDTGWITDERPHYDKLRLAEEGFHAPLDLVDGAARVYDPVVRGEAGEDVYGVFLKDYAPGKW, from the coding sequence ATGACGGTGACAGAGGACGGCTCGACGGCGGTCACGGAGGAGGTCGTGGGCGAGGTCGTGTACGGGCCCGGCATCGACCCGGAGCGGCTCGCCCTCTGCCTCTCCGTGCTGGAGGAGCTCGACAAGCTGGACGTCGACCACCCCGACGCGATCGCCGTGCGCCGCGCCACCGCCGGCATCTACCGCACCGTGAAGCAGCGCCGTCGCCAGGAGCGCCGGGCCGCCAAGACCGCCCACGACAAGGCGGTCACGGAGGCCACGGCGACCGGCTCCGCCCAGCGCATCGACGACGAGACCGAGGGCATCCTCCCGTCGTCGATCACCGAGGAGGGCCGGGTCGCGGGGATACTCCAGCGCCCGCGCTCCTGCTACACCTGCAAGACCCGGTACGTCGAGGTCGACTACTTCTACCACCAGCTCTGTCCGGACTGCGCGGACCTGAACCGCGCCAAGCGCGACGCCCGCGCCGACCTCACCGGCAAGCGCGCCCTGCTCACCGGCGGCCGCGCCAAGATCGGCATGTACATCGCGCTGCGGCTGCTGCGCGACGGCGCGCACACGACGATCACCACGCGCTTCCCCAAGGACGCCATCCGCCGCTTCAAGGCCATGGACGACTCGGCGGACTGGATGCACCGCCTGGAGGTCGTCGGCATCGACCTGCGCGACCCGGCGCAGGCCGTGGCCCTCGCCGACCAGGTCGCCGAGGCGGGCCCGCTCGACGTCCTGATCAACAACGCGACCCAGACCGTACGCCGGCTGCCGTCCGCCTACGCCGCCCTGGTCGAGGGCGAGAGCGCCCCGCTGCCCGCCGGTGAGCTCCCCGCCCACCACGTGATCGGCGCCTTCGGCTCCGGCGCGGTCGACGGCCTGGCCGCGCTGCCCGTCGGCATCAGCGGCCTCGACGCGCAGCAGGTCGCCGACCTCGCCCTGGTCGCGGGCAACGCCAGCGTCGCCCGGCACCTCGACGGCACCGCCATCGACGCGGGCGGCCTGGTTCCCGACGTCGTCGACACCAACACCTGGGTGCAGACCATCGAGCAGATCTCCCCGGTGGAGCTCCTGGAGACCCAGCTGTGCAACTACACGGCGCCGTTCATCCTGATCAGCAAGCTGCGGCCGGCCATGGCCGCGGCCGCCCGTGCGGCGACGAGCGGGCGGGCGTACGTCGTGAACGTCTCGGCGATGGAGGGGGTCTTCGGCCGCGGGTACAAGGGCGCGGGGCACCCCAACACGAATGCCGCCAAGGCCGCGATGAACATGGTCACGCGGACCAGCGCGCAGGAGATGTTCCAGGCCGACGGCATCCTCATGACCTCCGTCGACACCGGGTGGATCACCGACGAGCGGCCCCACTACGACAAGCTGCGGCTTGCCGAGGAGGGGTTCCATGCGCCGCTCGACCTGGTGGACGGGGCGGCTCGTGTGTACGACCCGGTCGTGCGGGGTGAGGCGGGGGAGGACGTGTACGGGGTCTTCTTGAAGGACTACGCGCCCGGCAAGTGGTAG
- a CDS encoding SDR family oxidoreductase, with amino-acid sequence MTSSHALRGRAAVVTGATRGIGLAVARALAEAGARVCVSSRNADEVRRTAAELGGVGLAGSVGDPGHPEELTGLCLSEFGRLDVLVNNAATNQPYGPLMDADPLVWREAFTVNVEAPLRLVQCAWRGWMREHGGAVVTLCTEGATHVGPGVGAYGTSKAALLHLTQQLAGELGPGVRVNSVSPGLVRTEMARFMWEPREEEIAAGLPLGRIGEPDDVARAVVWLASDEAKWITGTDLVVDGGTRVRAASTAPQGRGAASLGGFAAARDQPPRPAPTHRA; translated from the coding sequence ATGACGTCGTCGCATGCGTTACGAGGCAGGGCCGCAGTCGTCACGGGCGCCACGCGGGGCATCGGCCTGGCGGTGGCACGGGCGCTCGCGGAGGCCGGGGCACGGGTGTGTGTCAGCTCGCGGAACGCGGACGAGGTGCGGCGGACCGCCGCGGAGCTGGGCGGGGTGGGCCTGGCCGGCAGCGTCGGGGACCCCGGTCACCCCGAGGAACTGACGGGCCTGTGTCTGAGTGAGTTCGGCCGGCTGGACGTCCTGGTCAACAACGCGGCGACGAACCAGCCCTACGGCCCGCTCATGGACGCCGACCCGCTGGTATGGCGTGAGGCGTTCACGGTGAACGTCGAGGCGCCGCTACGGCTCGTGCAGTGCGCGTGGCGGGGCTGGATGCGCGAGCACGGCGGTGCGGTCGTCACCCTCTGCACGGAGGGCGCGACCCATGTGGGGCCGGGCGTCGGCGCCTACGGCACCAGCAAGGCGGCCCTCCTGCACCTCACGCAACAGCTCGCGGGCGAGCTGGGGCCGGGGGTGAGGGTCAACTCCGTCTCCCCCGGACTGGTGCGGACCGAGATGGCCCGCTTCATGTGGGAGCCCAGGGAGGAGGAGATCGCCGCGGGACTGCCCCTGGGCAGGATCGGCGAGCCGGACGACGTGGCGAGGGCGGTGGTGTGGCTGGCGTCGGACGAGGCGAAGTGGATCACGGGTACGGACCTGGTGGTGGACGGCGGCACGAGAGTACGGGCGGCGAGCACCGCGCCTCAGGGGCGCGGGGCCGCGTCGCTCGGCGGCTTCGCCGCGGCCCGCGACCAGCCGCCACGACCGGCGCCCACCCATCGGGCGTAG
- a CDS encoding inositol oxygenase family protein — MELRSVEELMDLLYACRGVRDTTGRGGPGVDLHDHALQTAALLRRSRPADKELQLTGLVHPIGHLLCPTDSAGRSERAADAVRPLLGPRVSRLVALHPWLGAPADDDLLSLRQADEDGRVAGFDAGVLEDWRTVLELVAARTSRLGAVD, encoded by the coding sequence ATGGAGCTGCGCAGCGTCGAGGAGCTGATGGACCTGCTGTACGCCTGCCGGGGCGTACGTGACACGACGGGCCGCGGTGGACCCGGCGTCGACCTGCACGATCACGCGCTGCAGACGGCCGCTCTGCTGCGCCGAAGCCGCCCCGCCGACAAGGAGCTCCAGCTCACCGGGCTGGTCCACCCCATCGGCCATCTCCTGTGCCCCACCGACTCCGCCGGCCGCTCGGAGCGCGCCGCCGACGCCGTACGCCCGCTGCTCGGCCCTCGTGTCTCCCGCCTCGTCGCTCTGCACCCCTGGCTCGGCGCACCCGCCGACGACGACCTGCTCAGCCTGCGCCAGGCCGACGAGGACGGCCGCGTCGCCGGGTTCGACGCGGGTGTGCTGGAGGACTGGCGCACGGTCCTGGAACTGGTGGCGGCCCGCACCTCACGTCTCGGGGCTGTCGACTGA